Genomic segment of Eschrichtius robustus isolate mEscRob2 chromosome 7, mEscRob2.pri, whole genome shotgun sequence:
TTGTCACGAAGGCCCCAAGAGAATCTCCTTAGATGAGGCCATCCGTGGAGCTGCTGCCAGCCAAGAGGAGGGCTTTCTGCCTGAGGGACGAGGAGCCCCTCCTCTATGGCCGGCCCATCGCCCCACAGACTCAGGAGAGCCAGGGGGCGAGGCCCAGAGGGCAGGATGCATGGGCTTTGGAGTGGGAGGTGGAGTTcggatcccagctctgctgtgttCTGGTAaccgtgtgactttgggcaacttaATTCAGCCCTGAACCCATTTCCCCATCTGGAAGAGGAGACTGCTGTCTCTTCAAGTAGCCGAGGACTTGAAGTAACGATGGGGACGGCTGGAGCATGGAAGCCAGCACAGGAATGGTGGCCCTTGTGTTGTCACAGAAGGTTGTCACTCAAACCGACCTCAGAGGTCATTGAGACCAGCCGGTGGTTTGCAAATCCTCCTGAGCTACGGAGCCTCGTATGGACACTTGTTATGCAGACCAGGAAAAGCAcatttggggtggggaggtggggctggggcacTGGAGGAGCCCTGGACagtccccttccctctccactgAGGCTCTGAGGAACACAGTTGAAAACTACAGAGTTGCTATATAGAAGAGGGAACGGAAGACCAGAGAAGGAAAGTAACTTGCCTGGGGTCACATAACCAGAATCCAGTTGCCTAATCCCAGTATTTCCCACCCCCCACTCATTGTGCTGGTCCCAGAAAGTAACTCGTAATAGAAAGCTGTTGCTGTAGTTCAGAGTATTGAACACAGATATCTCTAATTTCTGACATGATAGCCAGcttccattatcttttttttttaattgagtagtTTGAAACATTTCCTACTCTATGTGCAGATAAAAGTTGGGtagaatcaggaaaaaaaaaaagaaccaagtcTTTCTTGACTTGCTTCTGCATTGGCATCTTGTGTCAGCTTTTAGTGTTTTAAATACCCTCTCCTGTTAAACCTTTGATCTCTACCATTTGTTTCCTTGGGTTGTAGCTGGAAGAGAGTGTTCTTAACCCACCCTGCCACCTGCTACAGGACCACCCGCCCAGGTACAGTCTGCCTCTTGgattctcctcttctttctggcCCTGGGACTAGGCTGGCTCCCAAAGGGGCATGTATACTGGGGCAGCGGGTGGGGTTGGACCGAGCTCCAGGGTACAGGGACAGGCATTTCCTCTGCTCATGCCATACTCATGCCTCCCTTGCTCAGTGGTATATTTTCACTGAGAAAGGGAGTGAAGGCTTTGGAATTACTTCCTTAACCAGGGCCCCTTGCATTGACAAGAGGCCGAGCAGGGCGTGCACTGAGCCCCAGCTGTGCAGACAGAAAGCCTCACATCTAGCACCAAACTCAGGGCAAGAtacctgagcctcactttcctcctctgtaaaatggggtaacgTTTGCCCCATGTCTGGACTCCCCATTTCCCTGCTCTGGATGATAGGGGGTACCATACAAGGGATCCTAGGGAAGATTCAGTAGGTGATGTCCACCAAAGTGCTTCATCAGCTACAAAGTCCCAAGCAAACAGGAGGACTTTTCAACACCATTAAGATCATGCAGCCTGGCTTCCCAATGGGCCCTTACTGCTCCTCACCGCGGGGTCTAGTGCATCTCACTGACCCAGGAGCACAGAAATCACACTGAAGTGTCTTGGCATCAGTGCTTGTGTGGATATGCTACTCCTGATGAGGTCGGGAGTCCGTCCCTCGAAAGCAGAGCCAGGGGCTTTGTGTGCAAGCAGGATGGTGCTTCCTGCCTGGGGTTAGGTGATCCTTCGGGCATCTTATTTTAAAGTTCCAACGTGGCTGGTCTCTGACACATGGGAGGAACTGAAAGTGGGGTTGTTTCTGCTCAGAAATTAAAGCTCAAGGACTTATGGTTTTGGAACCAGAGCGACCTgtgtttgagtcccagctctgccactttccaAGTAGCTGACCTTCAGCACGTGACTTCTGTTCGTCAggtttcagcttcctcatctgtgacatgGCGGTTCACAGTACCTGCTTCATCCAGTTGTATCAGTGAAGTGAGATCATACATGTGTAGCGCTTAGCACAATACCTGGCCCCATAATAGCTGCTCAGTTAAAGGCCACTGTTGGCGCTGTTAATGAGCCCTCAGTTGTTTGCATGAAACTCCAACTGACAGAACTGCTGGCCTAGGAGCCCAGAGTTACCCTCGATAATTCCTACCTTCCAGAAGTGTATACTTTAATTACAATCATGTGACCACCAAGTAATAGATTAACATTTTTAAGGTATTGGGGGTTTGGACTCCTACATATAAATTTGGAGGTGGGGGGGGTAGAAAATCAGTCCATAACACGTGTTCCCAGTATCAGAGCCAGGAGCCAGATCCCACTGTCAGATCCCCAAGTGAGCCTGTAATTCACACGGGGCCTTACTGAGCCCACCACTGAGTGTCTGTTACCACCTACACCCTAACCCCGCCTTACGTACCTCATttgctctccttttcctctttgctACAGGTGTTGAGACTAATTTCCTAGTGCATCTGGGGAAAGGAAGGGGCTGGGCCCTGGTGGGGCAGGGTAGCCACACCCCTTCACATCTCTGGGCTGATGTGCCAGGCTGTTAACAGGCATCTCTCTGATAGGCCCCTGTGACTCGCAGCCCTGCCAGAATGGAGGCACGTGTGTTCCAGAAGGACTGGACAGGTACCACTGCCTCTGCCCGCCGGCCTTTGGAGGGGAGGCTGACTGCAGTACGTGTGCACAGGACTTCCCAGACTCTGACGGAGCAGTGGAGCCGGGGCTCCTGCTTCTCACCTGCCACCCTTTTAGCTACTAGGTAGGAACTGGCCCTGGAGTTAGGGCCACCTGCTTTTCAAGCACACCGCTGATCTGATGTCTCAAATGATACACTGAGGGTTCCATGAAGAAGTAACTCAGGTGGTGGAGCTCTGGGTAGGACACGGCTCCTGGCTTCTTAGCTTTAGAATGGCTGCTGCTTGATCTGTGAGCCTCGCGGAGCCCGGCTGCAGGCTGGAGCTGGCCGAACTGGGTCCTGGTTCTGGGCTGAGTCTCTTCTCCCCTCTTCCAAGAAGAGGAGGAGTGAGAAGCTTCAACCCCTTTTGGTTTTAAAACTGTGAAATGAAGATTATAACTGGCTTTACCCCCTACGGTTATGGGAGTTTGAAATAAGATTCTTAGCACAATGCTTGACACATAGGACGGGACTTGTTAaatagtaactttttaaaaactgtagtgCTGGGTCAATTggagacgtatatgggaaaaaaaatatatctgttGACTCCCTACCTCACAAGCTACACAAAAAATCAAGTCCAGATGGatcatagatttaaatgtaaaaggcaAAGTTGTGaagcttctggaagaaaacataggagcaTATCTTCATGATCTTGGGGTAGACAAAGATTTCTCCAACAGGACACAAGAAGCACTAACCATAATGGGAAAAAGTTAtagattctatttttcttttgaaagagtAGTGAGCTGGAGACACTTGGTAGGAGCCAGGGAGCTCTGTGTCCGGCCGTGTCTAACCCTGTGACCTGCACTGGTCACTAGGCCCTGAAGCCGCTGTGTCAGTGTCCCATCTCCCTCCTGGGAGGGAGGTGGCTCCGGCTCCACGTGGCGGCTGGGGAGGTCCCGGGTGGGACAGTGGTCTGCATGCTCCACAGCGTGACGGCCGCTGTGATCCTGGCAGCCCCGAAGCTGAGCCTGGAGTGCAGAGCCGACGTGCTCTTCCCGCTGGCCGGCTCGGCGGCTGCCACCCCGGAGGGCTTCCTGTGGGCCAAGGCCTCCGTGAAGCAGTTCGTGCCGGCGGCGCTGAGCGAGGACTCCCGGGCGCGCATGGGCGTGGCCCGCTACGGCGCCGAGCTGGCCGTGGCCGTGACCGTGACCATGGGCGAGTACCGGGACGTGCGGACCTGGTCAGGAGCCTCGACCACCTGCGCTTCGGTGGCGGCGGCACCCTGACAGGCCGGGCCCTGAGGTAGGCGGCAGAGCGCTGCTCCCGGAACGGGCCTGGACCGGCCCCGCAGGGCCATGGTCCTGATGACCGAGGCGCGCTCTCAGGACCAGGTGGCCGGCCCGGCGCGTTTCGCCAGGGCCCGGGAGCTGCTCCTGCTGGGCGTGGGCAGCGAGGCCGTGCGGGCGGAGCTGGAGGAGGTCACGGGCAGCCCGGAGCGCGTCATGATCTACGCCGGCCTGCAGGACCTGTTCGGCCAAATCCCGAAGCTGCGGGGAATGCTGTGCATCAGCAGCGCCCAGGTAAGGACCAGGCCTGCACCGGCGCCAGCTGCGGGCCAGCCTCGCCCGACCCGGGGGCCAGCTGGCCAGTGGCAGGCCCTTCCTCCCTTTGGTAGCGACTTAACCAGGGCCTGTACTGGGGGGCGCAAGCACAGCCCGACTCTTCTATATGCTAGCCTTGTGATGAGTAACTTCTCGCTTTACTGGTCAGTAAAATTGGACTAATAGTAGTACCTCCAGAGGGGCTTTTGTGAGGGTTAAGTAAGACAAGCAACATACACACTAGTACACAGTAAGCTCAGAATGTACGCTCAGAATGGTAGGTAttgctatttattattatttgttatttattattgttaataaGGAGTTCTGAATCTTCAGTCTTCAGCTGAAATGTCGCTCCTCAGAGGAGCCCTGACCCCATCCTTGCCCACCCATGTCGCCCCTGCTGGTCCCTCTCACAGCACCCTGCTCCTTTCCTCCATGGCTGCTCACATAGTTTGTAATTCTTTGTTGGTTTCATGTTTGTCAGCCCATCAAGGACAGGCATTGGCAGTTTTGTCCACATGGTATAATCAGTGCCTTGTGTACAGTGCACGGCCCATGGAGGGCGCTCCGTAATGGCATAGATGAGGCCCCAGAGCTCAATGGCTTACGCACAGTGGACGTTTATTTCTCTCACATAACAGTTCAGAGGTGAGCGCCCAGGGCGCCCAGCAGGGTGGCTTGGCTATCTTGCGGTTCCACCTCTGACTTCAGGGTCACTGTTTCTCAGACAGCAGGAAGAGGCAGAGGGGAAGTGGAAGGCAAGCAGCTTCCTTTTGAGGACATAACTTGGAAATTGCACAATTACTTGCAATCACAACCCATTATATAGAACTTGTCATGTGGCCACACCCGGCTGCCAGGGAGGCTAGGAATGTGGTCTAGCTGAGCATTCACGTGTCCTGCTGCCATTCTAGGAGAGGGTGGAGGACGGATACTGCAGTGGACAGACAGCAGACCGGCTGACCTGGGCTCCGCTCACCCCAGAGCAGTCCTCACTTTGCTGCCCCCTGAGGTCCACTCTgcttgttctacaggctgccagGCCCAGTCGCTGGACCTGGTCTTCATGTTGGACGCCTCGGCCTCTGTGGGGCCCGAGGACTTCGCCCAGATGCAGAGCTTCGTGAGAAGCTGTGCCCTCCGGTTTGACGTGAGCCCTGACGTGACACAGATGGGCCTGGTGGTGTATGGCGGCCGGGTCCAGACAGCCTTTGGGCTGGACCCCCGGCGCTGCAGCACTGCGGGCCAGGAGCCAGGCCCCCTACCTGGGTGGGGTGGGCTTGGCAGGCACGGCCTTGCTGCACATCTGTGACAAGGTGATGACGGTCCGGAGGGGCACCCGGCCTGGTGTCCCCAAGGCTGCGGTGGTGGTCAcgggtgggagggggcagagggcgTGACCGTCCCTGCCCAGAAGCTGAGGGACAACGGTGTCTCTGTCTTGGTGATGGGCGTGAGGCCCGTCCTGAGGGAGGCACTGCGGAGGCTCACAGGTCCCCGGGACTCCCTGATCCACGTGGCAGCCTACGCAGACCTGAGGCACCACCGGGACACATTCATCGAGTGGATATGCAGAGGTGAGTGGGGGGCGATCCACACCCTCGGGGCCGCCTCCGAGGGAGGACCTCAGCCCGAGCCTTCATGTACATCATTACAGGGACAGCAACTCCTCCCAACTGCCGGGCGCTTTCCACATGCCGGGCTTTATGCTAAGTGCCACACTCACACGAAACTGCAGGAGGCATGCACAACTGGCCCCATTTGACATTTAAGGTGCAGAGAATTTAACACAGGCACCTCTTCCCAAACTTGAGAACGTGTGCACCCCACTTAAAAAGAAGACGTCATTAGGATACGCATAGGACCCCGGGTTGGCACTGACCTTGGTAGGAGCAGACACAGCCAGGACAGCCTGACTCCAAGCCTTCCTTTTGCCAGTGACAtcctttccactttttaaaaagtatgtgaccataataataacaataagcaCTGCTGTGTGCATGGTCCGTCCGAGAGAGGGAGTCTCTGTACACGTGTAGGAAAGCTGGATGGAAGTCGGGTCTTTGACCGGCCATGCAGTATGGGGCCCAACTAACCTGTGGCTCAAAGGCCCATGGAGCCACTAAGATGTGTAAGACTGCTCTGGTGGCCTCGCCTGTGTACTGGGCTTCCTTAGAGCAGGGTCTTTGGGGCCAGCCCAGGCTGGGTCTGCTGGCACGTGCTCCCTTGCAGAAGCCAAGCGGCCAGTTAACCTCTGCACACCCAGTCCGTGCGTGAGCGAGGGCACCTGCGTCCTGCACAACGGGAGCTACCTCTGCAAGTGCCGGGATGGCCGGGAGGGGCCGCACTGTGAGAGCCGTGAGTGGGGCGCCTGCGTGCACTCGGGAGCTGGGGTGCTGTTCTGAGTCCTCCTGAGCCCCAGGGCCACAGCCAAAGGAGGCTCTAGGGCGTCAGTGGAGGGAATCAATCATTTGTTCGTTCATGCAGGAAACATTTAGTGGGTGCCTCCTACATCCCAGGTGCCATTCTAGGTGCGGGGAACAGAGCAGGAAGCAGGACAGAGagaatctctgccctcatggagcttccgTTCTAGTGAGGGAGATAGCAAATAAGTACAGCATGTAGTGTATTAGATGGTGCTGAGCACACTCTAATTGATGAAAATTGATGACTGGGAGGGAGGAGCAAGTGGACACGGCGTAACTGGAAGGCAGGCAGAGGATGTGGGCACGGGTACAGGTGGGTGGGTACATGTGGCGGTGGGAGTCGGTGGGAGTTCCAAGCGTTTCTGTTTGCTCAGCTGACAGTGAGGATGGGGAGACATGGGGGTTGAGGAGGGAAGAGAACTAGTAACTGTCTAGGGGAGAAGGGGACTAGAGTAAGGACATAGAGAGTGATTGCTGGGCAGCACTCCGGCCCACCTGGGGCCGCTGTTCATGCATTTAAAGTTAGAACAGCAGCGGCAGCCAGAGGATGATTCCCATTGGAGCCCTGGGTTTTCAGGCACTGGTAGAGGTGGGCTTCCTGATACCAGGCGTGATGTGAGGGGCACCTCTTCCTTGGCTTACGGAGTAAGAGCAAGGCATGATGGGGCCCGTGAGGAGGCAGCTAGTTGGTTGAGAAGAGGACTCAGACACTCCTCGTGTCCTCGAAGTTCACTTCTTTCCCAGGGGCCTTGAGAGGAGACGCCCCCAAGGCACGTGGCCCCAGCCAAGAGCCTGCAGGAGGGCAGCAGCTGCCCCCCTCCCAGCTGCTACCAAGAAGGCCTGGGTCCCCTGGGCGCTGAAAGGGGGCCTGCCCTCAGCGGAGCATCCCGTCTCGTGGGGTCCTTTGCGTGTCTGCCTTCAGCCCTGTCCGGAACCCTCCTGCCCACTCTCCTGACCCAGGGCGAAGAGAGGGCCCAGCTGCAGACACTGCTGCCTAGGGACGCGGTAGCAGCTGATTTCCCCCCTAACGACGACGTTGAAAACTCTTCAGGTGTAAGTACTTACTTTGCTGACCTAGTTGAGTGCTGCTGAGCTGGTGTCATCTGCCACCTTTCCCCTGAGGAGGAACAGAGGAACCTGGAGGCTTTTGATGGCCTGTTTGAAGCTCACTTTTCCCAACAACAGATGCTAAGTGGAACGTTGTTGGGACAGTCATGCCCAACAGAAGGCAGTGACGAGAGTGTCACTCGGACCCCTGACGTGGTGGCATTTCAAGATAGAGGGTGGACCTTTAAACACATCTTTCTCCTAAGATGTCCCAGGTGGATTCATTCTTAGTTTGAAAAGGGGCTTGAGTGGCATTTGTGACTTGTTTTGGTGACTGGATCCGCGTCTGGGAGTTGGAAAGGCCCCAGACTGGAAGGTGACTGATTAAGCAGCTGTTTGCCCTTGGGGGAGGGACTGAGTGTGCAAACAGCCCTGGTCTCGAGGGGCCACGTGAGCTGGGCCTGGGCACTGGGCAGCATTCCCTTCGAGGGGCTTCTCAGCCTTTACTTAGGAGGGTTAATTGTGGGGTGTTTCTTGAGTGCTTGTCTTACTCTGCCCTTTGGGGGCAGAAAGgagtagaattcttttttttttttttttttcaattatttttggttgcattgggtcttcattgctgcgcacgggctttctctagttgcggtgagcgggggctactcttcgttgcagtgcacgggcttctcattgtagtggcttctcttgtggagcacgggctctaggcacacgggcttcactagttgtggcacgtgggctcagtagttgtggctcatgggctctagagcgcaggctcagtagttgtggcgcacgggcttaagtagctctgcggcatgtgggatcttcccggaccagggctcgaacccatgtcccctgcattggcaggtggattcttaaccactgggccaccagggaagccccaggagtaGAATTCTTAAACTCAATCAATATAGAACAAAGAAACTTggaggagttttgttttttttaggcgTAGATCTTATGCtgcttggttttaggttttttttttaagacctggTTTTGAAAGGAATATTTCAAGAAGTAATGTTGGTTATTTAACAGGAGTTTTTGTACCTAAATGGCAAAGAGGCTTATTAGTTGGAATATTTTCTGGTGAACCAGATATTTCCTTACCCCACAGTATTTAGGAATCAATTCTCCCCCTGGGTGGTCGTGTTGGGAGTTGGGTTTTTGGTAGAAGCCTTTGTAGATCTCTGATTTAAATCCAAATACTATatcacagtttttatttttaaagtaaatacctTAATGTGATGTTTTATAGGCAAACATTCAAGGCTACCTTGGTTTAAGTACTGCTTAGCTTTAAGAACTTTAGGATTTCTGGTGCAAGAAAAGTACTTGAAAGGTCACCACCATGGTTCTGTTAGACGTTAAAAAgtcctgtgtgccaagcactgtgcatGACAGTCATTTGCGTTCAAGGGATATTTTCATTCCTATTATTGCTTTTGCCTTGGCAGAAGGTGACATCAGAGCAGGGTCACATGCCCACCTGGCAGGTGCTGATAGGTGATGTCAGAATTTACATGAACCCCTTGTCTTTATATTAACAGCAGTTTAATCGTTTCATAGCGTAGGCTTTTTGTCTGGTTCAGGGCTGACATTTTGATGTCCTATTTGaattggacttaaaaaaaaaaaaaaaaacccgcaaAACTGTGGTCCCTGGGCTTACATATCAAAGGCTTTACTGTTTCTATTTTTAGGTCCCAGCCCTTGAAACTTTTTTACCTTTTCTAGTGAAGGTGTGAAGAGTTCAACCCTTTTGGGGTCCCTGTAGCTGCAGAGGGAATTCCTAACAAGATAGCCTTAAGTGATCTTTTCCCAGCcaaccctttttctttcttttaaaataaattggctTTTAATTACacatgtaatatataaatatgttctcCTTGGAAAAACTTAAACACTACAGATAGatcataaatcttttattttctccaaatgATCCTTATTCCAGCCAACTTGCTAAATGCTCTGGTTCTATTAGTTGATTATTTGATTCTCTTGCTTTTTTAGAAAGATAGCATTTACAAGTAATAACAGGTTTGTCTCTTCCTTTTGAAATCTTATACTGCTTTTTCTTGTCATCTTGCATTGTCTAGAAccttcagaataatgttttaaaaaggtaGTGGTAACAGCATGCATCTGGTTCTTGACTTGAAGGGACTTTTTCATCATTATATGTTATTTTCTGTGGATAACTTGGTAAGGAATGTTTACTTCTATTCTTAGCTTACAAAGAGTGTTTATTAATTAGGAGTGTTGAGACTTGTGGTTTGCTTTTCTGCTTCCTTTCAGAAGATGTTTTTTCACATTTAATCGGTTAATATGATAAATTACCCATTAGTGTATTTTCAGTTGTTGAACCACCTTTGATTTCTTGGATGAATGCTGTCTGGTCACAATACCTGATTCTTTAAGCACTGTTGAAtttcatttgccaatattttaaagctttttttcatctgtgttcaaAAATGagattgtttgcttttcttttgcaaTGTGTGTTAGCATAGCTCTGATACAAAATTCTaactttctaaaatgaaaaatatatagtcCTCAAACGTTCAAGCTGCTatattcatagtgttttcttgtAATTTAAAAAGTCTTGTCAGTATCTGTACTTAAGGCCTCCTTTTCAGTTCTGCCATTTAATACTGCCCTAGGCTGTCTTTTTATTGTATTCGCCTTTTCAATGAGCCAGAAATTtggttttgtcatttttaaaaccaGCATGTTTATGCTATAAACTTAATTACTACTACTAAGGCAACTTTCCAGGTATTGGtaccttttttcccccccaagaATTATTTAGGAGTGTGTTTAATTTCTAGGAGTACTGACTTTAAGTCACTTATGTATGATCAGCTTCTAAAGATGTTTCCCTTGTGTTAATTTTACTATTAAAATCTTCTTTCAGCCTTACCTATGCTACTTGATTTAAGGAGGCTTAAGGTCTCCTGCTAAGATCCCACCTTGTAGTTCTACCAGTTTTTACTGCACATAGTTTGAAGTTCAGTGCATAAATAACCATGATGTTTCCCCCCTTGAAGTAGAAGTCTACCAGGCCTTGCCCCAAGTCGTTCCATGAAATACAAGAAAATACAATgaacaaacattttattaaaaaaaaaaaaaaaaaaaaactaactcacCACTTGGGACACCAAGTGTTTATGACAAAGGAAATAAATGCCCTGGGATTAGAAAGACAATAAGACTCAAAAGACCTTTAGTTCTCAGGAACCAGTGTTAAAAAAACTCTGATTCAGAACCCCCAGAAATGAGGCTGAGAGATGATAGGTGATATGTTCCAACCTGTGTTAACCAGTGCCATCAGAAGAGAAGAACGGGCAACACAAAGAACAGCACTGCCAAttttaagagaagaaagagaCCACCAGAAACAAAATTCGCCCCTTTTTTCTTGGAAAGGGCCTGGACATAGAGCACAACTTAAAAAAACGGGGACTAAGAGAACATTATATTAAATAACTCTTCTCTTAAAAATCACCTCACCACAGGACTGAATCTGTAAACACAGGGTAATCTTGTTTCTATGGTAATGTAAAATGTCAGTTAAATCTCAAAAGACACTTTTCACTGTTCTAAATTACAggattttaaacatctttttttctatttaatacagcatcacttaaaattttatttaaaagcaatTGGTTCTGGCCTGCTTTAGCCTGAAAAAAAGTCCTTAATTTACTGGGAACAGTGCCTCAGCTTGGTCCCAAATGTTTTCCCCGTTACCATTTCTCAAAAAACCATAGGTGGTTTTACACACTTGAAGACAAGGACGGTTTAACCCCTGACAGACAGACACTGCTAAGAATCAGATAGGAGATGACAGTCAGGAGTTTAGACCTTCTCAATCACCAAAGCCATGTGATCAGTGGGACAGGGCCCTAATTTTTCTCTTCCACCAAAGTCTCCACATCAGAATCTTTTCACTTAAAAACCTTGATAAGGCAATTGCTGAAAACTTCAAGGAAGAAACACAGAATACCCCTAAATACAGCAATGTAATGTTTACAACCAATAGACTTAGGTCTCCAAAAAAGTCTTTTTTGTTGTCGTATTATTTCCTTTGGCCCTGCGAAGGGACAGAGCCTCCTCTTAGCTGAAGTTTTCCATTCATAGAACCCCAGTCCTTCCTTTTGCTTGTAAACAGACTCACCCTTTTACAGAGTTGCTGCTTTAACGAAGACTGTAACGAAGCAGGATTGTCACCAAGGTCCACATTGACAGCAGAGTCTCTAGATGAAGTTTGTTTCCTAACTTGCTCCTTTCTTCTCCCATTCCTAGGGTACCATTCAAACACCAGCATCCCCCCCAAAAGAAGAAAGTTAGTTTTCCTCTGTAGCCAACCTACATATTCCTAGAAGaagccaggaatagagatgcCAATTAAGTAAGGTTCAACCCCTGTGTGTCCCCCACTGCTTGGAGCACGTGTTCAGAGATTTTTGAGGCCATGGAGCAGCAGAGAGGGGGGTGAGTGATGTCTGCCGTGGCAGTGAGGTGGCAGTGGCTCATGTGCATGCACGGATTTAATACTTAGTCATTGGTGCAGGTGCCTCAAAATATCTCCTGCAGGTAATAAGCAGGATAAAAATAAGGAGCAGAGTTTGCCAAAAACACAGGCAGCTCTAGGCTCGCTCTTTACTGTATAAATGAGTCAAGGATTCATAACACTTTTTGTCTAGCCCTCAGGGAAAAACCCAGCAATGGCATCGGCTCCCTGTTTACGCCTTACTGAGCCTTTGCCACCAGC
This window contains:
- the VWA2 gene encoding LOW QUALITY PROTEIN: von Willebrand factor A domain-containing protein 2 (The sequence of the model RefSeq protein was modified relative to this genomic sequence to represent the inferred CDS: inserted 8 bases in 5 codons; substituted 1 base at 1 genomic stop codon) → MPSFLLLEAICIFLFAEVPPSLPLQEVHVSKETIGKISVTSKMTWCSATADVLFLIDGSXSIGKGSFERSKHFAITVCDALDINPRRVRVGAAQFSSAPRLEFPMNAFSTQQEVKARIKRMVFKGGRTETGLALKYLLHKGFPGGRNASVPQVLITVTDRRSQGHVALPAKQLKQRGITVFAVGVCFPQWVEPRTLASEPRGQHVLMAEQVGDAAHGLSSTLSGSATCTIAFPDCKVQPQPCEHRTLEMVRQLAGQALCWRGSRGTKAVLAALCPFSSWKRVFLTHPATCYRTTRPGPCDSQPCQNGGTCVPEGLDRYHCLCPPAFGGEADCTPKLSLECRADVLFPLAGSAAATPEGFLWAKASVKQFVPAALSEDSRARMGVARYGAELAVAVTVTMGEYRDVXDLVRSLDHLRFGGGGTLTGRALRXAAERXAPGTGLDRPRRAMVLMTEARSQDQVAGPARFARARELLLLGVGSEAVRAELEEVTGSPERVMIYAGLQDLFGQIPKLRGMLCSACSTGCQAQSLDLVFMLDASASVGPEDFAQMQSFVRSCALRFDVSPDVTQMGLVVYGGRVQTAFGLDPRXAAALRARSQAPYLGGVGLAGTALLHICDKVMTVRRGTRPGVPKAAVVVTGGRGXEGVTVPAQKLRDNGVSVLVMGVRPVLREALRRLTGPRDSLIHVAAYADLRHHRDTFIEWICREAKRPVNLCTPSPCVSEGTCVLHNGSYLCKCRDGREGPHCESREWGACVHSGAGVLF